One Campylobacter sp. RM16192 genomic region harbors:
- the panD gene encoding aspartate 1-decarboxylase yields the protein MRIEILASKIHRATVSDANLNYVGSIGIDEKLMEAANLIENQKVEILNINNGERFSTYVIKSKKDGDICLNGAAARKVCIGDKVIIVAYATMKFKKAKKFEPKIVHVNDKNQIIS from the coding sequence ATGAGAATAGAGATTTTGGCTAGTAAAATTCACAGAGCAACAGTAAGTGATGCCAATCTAAACTATGTAGGCTCAATAGGAATTGATGAAAAATTGATGGAAGCGGCAAATTTGATAGAAAACCAAAAGGTTGAAATTCTAAATATCAACAACGGCGAGAGGTTTTCTACGTATGTAATAAAGAGTAAAAAAGATGGCGATATTTGCCTTAATGGAGCCGCTGCACGCAAAGTTTGCATAGGGGATAAAGTTATAATAGTGGCTTACGCAACAATGAAATTTAAAAAGGCTAAAAAATTTGAGCCAAAAATCGTGCATGTAAATGATAAAAACCAAATAATATCCTAA
- a CDS encoding histidine kinase: MIDYKKLGVKAFYKGRFDEAMNYFSLAYNKKEDKRLLFFIMLCSLAKNRYDEAMMLFEIFKVKEDVGMSAEDLDEILATLESKFEEKDELESQNAISYHDFMQAVAKEGSFKSVFEDIMFSTRVMISSRDDFLQFLENLIKNDFIEMGLNYIESVASIFAGDERLNALIGEINKRRKSEDLH, translated from the coding sequence TTGATAGATTATAAAAAACTTGGTGTCAAGGCCTTTTATAAAGGGCGATTTGATGAGGCGATGAACTATTTTTCGCTGGCTTATAATAAAAAAGAGGACAAGAGACTACTATTTTTTATTATGCTTTGTTCGCTTGCTAAAAATAGATATGATGAGGCTATGATGCTCTTTGAAATTTTTAAGGTCAAAGAGGATGTGGGAATGAGTGCTGAGGATTTGGATGAAATTTTAGCCACTCTAGAGTCTAAATTTGAAGAGAAAGATGAGCTTGAAAGTCAAAATGCGATCAGCTATCATGATTTTATGCAGGCGGTTGCCAAAGAGGGTAGCTTTAAGAGTGTATTTGAAGATATTATGTTTTCTACCAGAGTTATGATAAGTAGCCGAGATGACTTTTTGCAATTTTTAGAAAATTTGATTAAAAACGATTTTATCGAGATGGGATTAAACTACATAGAAAGCGTTGCCTCTATTTTTGCCGGCGACGAGAGACTAAATGCGCTAATCGGCGAAATAAACAAAAGGCGCAAAAGTGAAGATTTACATTAA
- a CDS encoding NifU family protein encodes MIPFTDEELLKPVSASLQKVMPMLERDGGGLELLGIKNGKIYVRLTGHCHGCAASGTTLKYGIERQLRIDIHPELEVINIPIGEEVNLD; translated from the coding sequence ATGATTCCATTTACCGACGAAGAGCTGCTAAAGCCTGTAAGTGCGAGCCTGCAAAAGGTTATGCCTATGCTTGAGCGAGATGGTGGAGGACTCGAGCTTTTAGGCATTAAAAATGGCAAAATTTATGTTCGACTTACAGGTCATTGTCACGGCTGTGCAGCAAGCGGAACTACTTTAAAATACGGCATAGAAAGACAACTTAGGATAGATATTCACCCTGAACTTGAAGTGATAAATATTCCTATTGGCGAAGAGGTTAATTTAGATTGA
- a CDS encoding polyprenyl synthetase family protein translates to MNENLLNDFKSFLAENLPSAPSFHPYFDEALKYMLLAGGKHFRAMLLLGVVKALKPEVLKDAFDVALGFEMMHTYSLIHDDLPVMDNSQLRRGKPTLHVKFDEVTAVLVGDALNTHAFYQISKANLSPEIRIKCVEILSQNAGVSGMVLGQALDCHFENQRLGLQELTFLHLHKTAKLIAASLKAGCVIADMSYEDSEKIYKIGLDLGLAFQIADDIIDATKSATEAGKPTNNDGVKNSFTNLLGVKGAKEAKDELIEKIENELKSTHLGIKEIVANLIDRHLR, encoded by the coding sequence ATGAATGAAAATTTATTAAATGATTTTAAGAGTTTCTTGGCGGAAAATTTGCCAAGTGCTCCAAGCTTTCATCCATATTTTGATGAGGCTTTAAAGTATATGCTGCTTGCCGGAGGTAAACACTTTCGTGCAATGCTTTTATTGGGTGTTGTGAAAGCGCTTAAGCCCGAAGTTTTAAAGGATGCGTTTGATGTGGCGCTTGGGTTTGAGATGATGCACACTTACTCTCTTATTCACGATGATTTGCCGGTAATGGATAATTCCCAGCTTCGCAGAGGCAAGCCTACGCTTCATGTAAAATTTGATGAGGTTACCGCTGTTTTGGTTGGAGATGCTTTGAACACTCATGCGTTTTATCAAATTTCAAAAGCTAATTTAAGTCCTGAAATTCGTATAAAATGCGTTGAAATTCTAAGTCAAAATGCCGGTGTTAGTGGAATGGTTTTGGGCCAGGCATTGGATTGCCACTTTGAAAACCAGAGGCTTGGATTGCAAGAGCTTACGTTTTTGCATTTGCACAAAACCGCTAAGCTAATTGCCGCAAGTTTAAAAGCCGGATGCGTAATAGCCGATATGAGCTATGAAGATAGCGAAAAAATCTATAAGATCGGGCTTGATTTGGGACTTGCTTTTCAAATAGCCGATGATATTATAGATGCGACAAAGAGTGCCACTGAGGCTGGTAAGCCTACAAATAATGACGGTGTGAAAAACTCTTTTACCAATCTACTTGGCGTTAAAGGCGCTAAAGAGGCAAAAGACGAGCTTATAGAAAAAATAGAAAACGAGCTAAAAAGCACTCATCTTGGCATCAAAGAGATAGTTGCAAATTTAATAGATAGACACTTGAGATAA
- a CDS encoding UDP-N-acetylmuramoyl-L-alanyl-D-glutamate--2,6-diaminopimelate ligase — protein sequence MKIYIKDSFVTDNSKECEKGCFFVRTHTNSKFIDSAIANGAKVISLSECKEILGIDKNIKIIGVTGTNGKTTTAAAIYSILLDLGYKCGLCGTRGAFVNNKRIDEKALTTSEILRTINYLKVASEEKCEFFVMEVSSHAIDQNRIESLDFAMKIFTNLTQDHLDYHHTFEEYARVKSSFFDDDTLKLINIDDGNLKFNAKNALTYSLKKHANFAPIAYGLKNGINAIIKTPKGELEISSNLQGEFNLYNLIAAIGCVMSLTDKSCNEISRAVSNFGGVEGRMEVVSDNPLVIVDFAHTPDGIEKVLSALCHYEIVVVFGAGGDRDNTKRPKMGAIVQRFAKLAIVTSDNPRSEEPMEIIKQICAGMKMDDSVICEPDRKKAIKIGLESLKNVQILVILGKGDESYQEIKGIKYPFSDKDVVLQALSH from the coding sequence GTGAAGATTTACATTAAAGACTCATTTGTAACGGATAATTCAAAAGAATGCGAAAAAGGATGCTTTTTTGTTCGCACTCATACAAATTCAAAATTTATAGACTCAGCTATTGCTAATGGCGCTAAAGTCATAAGTTTAAGCGAATGCAAAGAGATTTTGGGGATTGATAAAAATATAAAAATCATAGGCGTAACGGGAACAAACGGTAAAACTACAACTGCCGCAGCGATTTACTCAATATTGCTTGATCTTGGCTATAAATGCGGGCTTTGCGGCACGAGAGGCGCATTTGTTAATAATAAAAGGATTGATGAAAAGGCGCTTACTACAAGTGAAATTTTGCGTACTATTAATTATTTAAAAGTTGCAAGCGAAGAGAAGTGCGAATTTTTCGTTATGGAGGTTAGTTCTCACGCCATAGACCAAAACCGTATAGAAAGTCTTGATTTTGCGATGAAAATTTTTACAAATTTGACACAAGATCACCTCGACTACCACCACACTTTCGAAGAATACGCGCGTGTTAAAAGCAGTTTTTTTGATGATGACACTTTAAAACTTATAAATATCGATGATGGAAATTTAAAATTTAACGCTAAAAATGCGCTTACTTACTCGCTTAAAAAGCATGCAAATTTCGCTCCTATCGCTTACGGGCTAAAAAATGGCATTAATGCTATTATTAAGACTCCAAAGGGCGAGCTTGAGATCAGCTCAAATTTGCAGGGTGAATTTAATCTTTACAATCTAATTGCAGCGATTGGTTGCGTAATGAGCTTAACGGATAAGAGTTGTAATGAGATATCGCGTGCAGTTAGTAATTTTGGCGGTGTTGAGGGTCGTATGGAGGTTGTTAGTGACAATCCTCTTGTTATTGTTGATTTTGCACATACTCCAGATGGAATTGAAAAAGTCCTAAGCGCACTTTGTCACTATGAGATTGTGGTAGTGTTTGGAGCTGGAGGTGATAGAGATAACACAAAGCGTCCTAAAATGGGTGCTATAGTGCAAAGATTTGCAAAGCTTGCAATAGTGACTAGCGATAATCCAAGAAGCGAAGAGCCGATGGAGATAATAAAGCAAATTTGTGCGGGCATGAAGATGGATGATAGCGTGATTTGCGAACCTGATAGAAAAAAAGCGATTAAAATCGGACTTGAAAGCTTAAAAAATGTACAAATTTTAGTGATTTTAGGTAAAGGCGATGAGAGCTATCAGGAGATCAAAGGTATCAAATATCCGTTTAGTGATAAAGATGTTGTTTTACAGGCTTTATCTCACTAA
- a CDS encoding YbaB/EbfC family nucleoid-associated protein, producing MFEGLDFSKMGEMLEEVQKKARELENETANREFSVKSGGGLISVKANGKGELLDINIDDSLLEDKESLQILLISAVNDVMAMVEESKKHMASKMLGGFVGGV from the coding sequence ATGTTTGAAGGACTTGATTTTTCTAAAATGGGTGAGATGCTCGAAGAGGTTCAAAAGAAAGCTCGTGAGCTTGAAAATGAAACTGCAAATCGCGAATTTAGCGTAAAAAGCGGCGGGGGGCTTATTAGCGTAAAAGCTAATGGCAAAGGGGAACTTTTGGATATCAATATAGACGATAGCCTACTTGAAGACAAAGAGAGTTTGCAAATTTTACTAATTAGTGCTGTAAATGACGTAATGGCAATGGTTGAAGAGAGCAAAAAGCATATGGCTTCTAAGATGTTAGGCGGATTTGTCGGAGGTGTATAG
- a CDS encoding DUF7488 domain-containing protein — MRKIFLILTLCAIIFAAPRPTQDDFNACFEKTLPSIVNVSGNKGIALSSNLIAVPKNSQMPVKNYIKFDPFLGLYLVASDIKLEPIRMSDDNNTKKSDWVSVTSDLNATVYGHVKSLGERLGELDTLTFDVNGTGALLSVCCNMRGIAVGDNKFVPSRYLKHFIAYPYLYYGDVGASFEAIKDKIYVKSVERLGRGAVLMMGDEIVSINGQKFTTLRELNERILFAKKGEILNFEIIRNEVVERFDIPVSSEPNTQNTQKTNLNADKTETKKESKVVNAARDFFKAQGITLDDKLVVKKVDEDSQAAGFGIKPGDKLIQINQNEVKNYKDILKFTSKEKGEYILLFRREGFDFFYKVR, encoded by the coding sequence ATGAGAAAAATTTTTCTTATTTTAACACTTTGTGCGATTATTTTTGCCGCCCCTAGACCTACACAAGATGACTTTAACGCTTGCTTTGAAAAAACCTTACCAAGTATTGTGAATGTAAGTGGAAATAAGGGCATTGCGCTTAGTTCAAATTTAATAGCCGTTCCTAAAAATAGTCAAATGCCTGTCAAAAACTATATCAAATTTGATCCATTTTTGGGACTTTATCTAGTTGCATCGGATATCAAGCTTGAGCCAATTAGAATGAGCGATGATAACAATACCAAAAAGAGCGATTGGGTAAGCGTTACTAGCGATCTTAATGCGACTGTTTATGGGCATGTCAAATCTCTTGGAGAAAGACTAGGAGAGCTTGATACTCTTACTTTTGATGTAAATGGCACAGGAGCGCTTCTTAGTGTTTGTTGTAATATGCGCGGTATCGCAGTTGGCGATAATAAATTTGTGCCAAGTAGATATCTAAAGCATTTTATCGCCTATCCTTATTTGTATTATGGAGACGTTGGAGCTAGCTTTGAGGCTATTAAGGATAAAATTTACGTAAAAAGCGTAGAGAGATTAGGTAGAGGCGCTGTATTGATGATGGGCGATGAAATAGTAAGTATAAATGGCCAAAAATTTACCACTCTAAGAGAGCTAAATGAGAGAATTTTATTCGCCAAAAAGGGCGAAATTTTAAATTTTGAAATCATCAGAAATGAAGTAGTCGAGAGGTTTGATATACCTGTTTCTAGCGAGCCAAACACCCAAAATACTCAAAAGACAAATTTAAATGCTGATAAAACAGAAACAAAAAAAGAGTCTAAAGTAGTTAATGCCGCCAGAGATTTTTTTAAGGCGCAAGGAATAACTCTTGATGATAAACTTGTAGTCAAAAAAGTTGATGAAGATTCTCAGGCTGCCGGATTTGGGATAAAACCTGGCGATAAGCTCATACAAATTAATCAAAATGAGGTTAAAAATTATAAGGATATTTTGAAATTTACGTCAAAAGAAAAAGGCGAATATATACTGCTTTTTCGACGTGAAGGTTTTGACTTCTTTTATAAAGTGCGCTAA